TGGTAAGCCATTGCTTCAGCTTCCATTATGATTCGGGTAACCGGTACGTGGTTTTGATCCGCAAGCTGAACACAATTGTCGAATTCAGGCATCGCCTGGACAACCTCTCCACGCAGGATTTTTCGATTGACAAATAGCTTGCCGTAGCGATTGGTAGGATTTGCATCTCCCAATAAGCAGAAGCTACCTAATTTGGCATCCCAATCATCACCCGTAGGATGTTAGGCCACTCCAAATCCCGCTGCCCCGCGCCAATCCCAAGATGGGTTATTTTCATCTCAGGCTGGCGAAACTCCGCCAGCGCAGCCAGGATAGCTGCGCCCGTGGGTGTGACCAGTTCGACGGTCGCTTTTGAAGGGACGACTGGCGCCTGAACTTTCCGGATTAATTCCATCGTCGCTGGTGCAGGAAGCGGAAGCAGGCCATGTTGGGTATACACCTGGCCGGTTCCTAATGGTAGGGCAGAAGCGTAAACGGCCGTTACATCGAAATATTCCAAACCAACCGCTGCTCCGATAATATCCAGGATCGAATCCACCGCGCCGACTTCATGGAAATGGACTTCATCGACGGATGTCCCGTGGACTTTCGCCTCCGCTTCTGCTAACTGCTGGAAAATCTTCAGACTGGTTTGCTTGACCCGTTTCGATAACGCGCTCGTTTCGATCAAATCGCGAATGTCACTGAAGTGGCGGTGATGATCGTGGTGATCTTCGTAATCATGGTTGTCATGATCTTCATGGAGATCGAACTTGAGGATCGTTGCTTCGATCGCTCCTTTATGTACCTTTTGGACGCTTGCCCCTTCAAACTCGTGGAGATGAAGCTGCTCGAACTGGTTCGTCAGGTGTTCAACTGGCAAGCTTGCATCGATCAAAGCGCCTAAAAACATATCTCCGCTGATGCCAGAAAAACAATCGCAATATAAGATAGCCATAATAAGGGACAGTCCTTTGCATTGGGATTCGTAATGGTTGTTTGTCTCTATGACACCAATAGATTTCCGAGAAAAACAAATAGTTGGAAAATACGCTTATGAGGTTTCAAGTCTGTGGCAGCGTTTCGCAATCTCCTGTTTGAGCCACATCCCCCAGGCGGTAATTCCTTCTCCCGAAGAGCAGGAAACGGGGAAAGTCGTCAGCCCAGGGTTAAGCATCTCCACACCCTGGCGGAAATAAGCCATGTCGAACTTAACGTAAGGCAGCAGATCGGTCTTATTGATCACGAGCACGTCTAACCCCCGATAGATATTGGGATACTTATACGGTTTGTCATCCCCTTCGGGTACGCTGGCAATCAAGACATTGGCGTGCGTTCCAAGCTTAAAGGCTGCCGGGCAGATTAAGTTGCCGACATTCTCGACAATTAATAAATCTAAGCCAGCCAGATCGATGTTTTTTAACCCATCGCCAAGCATGTTGGCATCCAGGTGGCAGTCTCCGCCGGTGTTGATCTGGACGGCCAGCATTCCCGCGTCGATGACTTTATCGGCGTCAATGGTCACGGGCGCGGTATCGCCTTCGATCACGCCGATTTTCAGTTCCCCCTTGAGCAGACGGATGGTTTCCAGAATCAGGCTGGTTTTTCCCGCGCCAGGAGAGGCCATCAGGTTGATCGAAAAAATGCTGGCCTGGTCCAAGAGAGACCGGTTTTGGGCAGCTAACTGGTCATTTGCGTCCAGAATCTTTTCAACAATCTGAACTTTGACTGTTGACATCGCATCCTCTATTTTGATGATTGGTTTCACAAGTAGTGCAGATACCGAATTCGTTCAGGTGATTCGCGACGATCCAGTGGAAACCTGGATTCTTTTTCAGAAAAGAAATCCCTCGATTGAAAATGTTTGCAAGAAAATGCTTTCCTACTGGCCTATTATAACGCAAGCAATTGCATTTACAATGTATTGCGTTATGGTCCGTGGCATTTATAGAACAAAGATCGTCTGACTGGCAATTCTGGGATAACCCATCGCCACCCGCCCTGGAAACAGAGAGGTTATCGTTAGCGTACATATGGATTTGGCGGTTCTTCCGCCCTGTTCAGCGATTTTTTTCTAGGATGATGAATTCTTTTCCGCTTCAAGCGCAGACAGGTGATAGTGTGCCAGGTTGCAGCGGTGCAGCAGCTCGTGGTTGCGCAAAATATCTCCCGGCTGGCCAACAGCAGCAATGCGGTGATCCTCATCGAAGACGACAATCGAGGAGGCGATCTTTCCGGCAATTTCCAGATCATGGGTAGCGGTAACCAGCGTTTTACCGCTGTTCTGCTCTTGCAAAATGAAATCGACCAGCCAGGCCTGGCTGCGCGGATCTAACCCGGTAGTCGGCTCGTCCAGCAGCCAGACGTCCGGGCGCAGGCTCAACAGCGAGGCCAGTGCAACCCGGCGCTTTTCACCGCCAGACAGGCGGTGCGGCGCGCGATCGCGCAGTTTCTCAATTCGCAGCGCCTGGAGTGCTTCCTCAACGCGCTGCTCAACTTCAGCCGTACTTAAGCCTAATTGTAAGGGGGCGAAAGCGACT
This window of the bacterium genome carries:
- the larC gene encoding nickel pincer cofactor biosynthesis protein LarC, which encodes MAILYCDCFSGISGDMFLGALIDASLPVEHLTNQFEQLHLHEFEGASVQKVHKGAIEATILKFDLHEDHDNHDYEDHHDHHRHFSDIRDLIETSALSKRVKQTSLKIFQQLAEAEAKVHGTSVDEVHFHEVGAVDSILDIIGAAVGLEYFDVTAVYASALPLGTGQVYTQHGLLPLPAPATMELIRKVQAPVVPSKATVELVTPTGAAILAALAEFRQPEMKITHLGIGAGQRDLEWPNILRVMIGMPN
- a CDS encoding ABC transporter ATP-binding protein; protein product: MGSGTAGYFYPGGHFRPVGKRLRKLDSANIFEIEHVFFDYDGKQQALNDISLHIPAGSSVVILGANGCGKSTLLKLLDGPYFPSQGQISAFGSPLTEEALRDDMANFAFRRKVGLVFQDSDVQLFSPSVLDEVAFAPLQLGLSTAEVEQRVEEALQALRIEKLRDRAPHRLSGGEKRRVALASLLSLRPDVWLLDEPTTGLDPRSQAWLVDFILQEQNSGKTLVTATHDLEIAGKIASSIVVFDEDHRIAAVGQPGDILRNHELLHRCNLAHYHLSALEAEKNSSS
- the hypB gene encoding hydrogenase nickel incorporation protein HypB, which codes for MSTVKVQIVEKILDANDQLAAQNRSLLDQASIFSINLMASPGAGKTSLILETIRLLKGELKIGVIEGDTAPVTIDADKVIDAGMLAVQINTGGDCHLDANMLGDGLKNIDLAGLDLLIVENVGNLICPAAFKLGTHANVLIASVPEGDDKPYKYPNIYRGLDVLVINKTDLLPYVKFDMAYFRQGVEMLNPGLTTFPVSCSSGEGITAWGMWLKQEIAKRCHRLETS